Sequence from the Deinococcus sedimenti genome:
TGGGCCAATTGGTCAGCGTAACTGAAAGGCTTGACCAGCGAGGTCTGGGCGCCAGCCGCCAGTGCATCTGCATGGTGTTGAGGGTCTGCGCTGCCACTGCGGACCACTACTGGGATGCACTGCGTTCTCTTGGAATACCGCACCGCTGCCAGGAACTCCAGACCACTCAAGCCCGTTAGGTGCAGATCCAGAACGATCAGGTGGGGCAGAATCTCAGTCGAGGCGAGATACTGGAGCGCGTCGGCAGCTGAAGTCCGCGCCGTAAACGACACGTCAAGCAGAGTGTCCGTTAACAGGTCCTCGATGAAAATCAGATCAGTCTCCTGATCGTCTATAAACAGGAGGCGAAGCGGTCCAGACATTGTTCAGAGTATGCCGCTGCTAATGGATGGGGGCAAGACCAGCCTCTCTCGCTCAAGGAGAGATCAGTGAAATGGCGCGGTGAAGCGTCCGGGCAGCGTGTCGTGGACATCGTCCTGGCGATGGTGACCGCGAGGCGTGTGAACCAGAGTGACCTGTGCACCCACCTGACTGTGGCAAGCTCCCTCGAAGCGAAGAAAGGACGGTTAGAACGAGGGTGCCGCGCTCCGCACTTGACCGAACCGGTGTGCCTGGCCTTCCTGCTGGCGCTCCTGCCCCCCGGGACATTGCTCCTCGACATGGACCGTACGACTTACCTTTGAACCTCTTGGTGCTGGGCGTCGTCTTGCACAGGCACACGATGCCGCGCAGTTGGACCGCTCTGACCCACGACGGGAACAGCAGTATGGTGAGGCACTGGTCTCCAGGCTGCTGAAGGCCCATCCAGCGGGCCGCTGGATGGGTCTCGTCGCGGACCGGGAGTTCATCGGTGGAGCGTGGTTCCGGTTCCTGAGACGGAAGGACATCAAGCGGGCCATCCGCATCCGGAAGAATGCCATGGCCGATGAGCTGCGCGTGGACGCTTGGTTCGGTGACCTGAAGGTCGGGGAAGTGAGTTGCGAGCGGGGCAACGTTTACGGCGAGGTGATGCAGGTCGTGGCCACCAGGTCCCCCGCGGGGGACCCAGTGGCCATCGCCACGGATTTCAGCGTGTGAGACACGTGTGTGCTGTACCGGCCGCGCTGGTCAATGGAGTGCACGTTCGCC
This genomic interval carries:
- a CDS encoding response regulator, coding for MSGPLRLLFIDDQETDLIFIEDLLTDTLLDVSFTARTSAADALQYLASTEILPHLIVLDLHLTGLSGLEFLAAVRYSKRTQCIPVVVRSGSADPQHHADALAAGAQTSLVKPFSYADQLAQMLDLYETWEHLRYDAKGHA